The Gavia stellata isolate bGavSte3 chromosome 1, bGavSte3.hap2, whole genome shotgun sequence DNA segment CTGCAGTAAACTGGGTCATGCCACAGCAGGGACATGGAGACATCAGTCTGATTAACCAGGCATGTGTGAGGCTCCAGACCAGGCGAAACTCCTGTCCTGCCTTTCCAGAAGATGATGGTAACTCTCAAAGTGTGTAATTCCCACACAGAGGCGAGGAGATTTCACTGTCTGCAGTAATGCTCTCAGTAAACCTGGGCCTCTCTTACCTCTGAGAGTGCGCCAGGCCTGGAACAGACTTGCCAGTCTTTTGCTGTATCTCTATTGACACTTCCCCCTTTTACAGACATGATACACTATTGCAACATGGTATAGAGTTATTTGCTGCCTGAAGACATTTCCAAATCTTACCCATTTTGCAATTCCCTTGAAGAAGTATGCTTGGGAACAGTCTCTGTAAAATCTGTTAGCTGGGATTCTCTTTACCTGGGATCAGGGAAGATCTGAGGATGGTGAGCTCCCCTTTCAGGCTTGGCAGGCTTTCCAAGTACATCTGAATCTCACTTCGGATGAGCGCCACATCCCGTGTAGGAAGCATTTGTGCTTCACTCTGAGGTTCAGCTATCTGTAGGTTTTCACAATCAGATGCCGCCTGTAAATCCTCAAATTCAAACTGGTAGACTGCTGTAAAGAGATGGTCTAGATATACTTTCATTAAGTCTTTTCTTAAGGTAGGGAGAATAACTTTAATGATGCTTAGGTCTTTTTCATCCAGTCTTTGTTTGATGGTgtacaaagcagcagctgtagTCAGAGCATGTACCACCTCCAGTCTTTTCTTCAGACTCTGAAAATCTCTCAGTGCTGGAAGCAAGGACTCTTGTTCACCGTTCCTTTCACTCCCCTGCCTCTGGCAACACATGACATAAATAAATGGAGCAGGGATGGAAGAGCGTTTCTCAATATTTTCCAGTGTGTTACGTAGTAATCCTTGGATGTTGTTCTGCCAGTTGGCTGGTAGGCTGAACAGATCTATCAGTACTGCTTCCACCATATTTCAGGATATTTAAAGGTTCCTACAACTGTCAAGTAGTCAgtaacaaaacatgaaaaacaaacaaaaaggcaagACAGCATCATTAGTCCAAACACAGAATTATGTTGTTAAGGCAATGCATTCAGTGATGCTGTGTAGAGAAGTAGCATAGCACTAATTACTGTCTTAGGATTTCCTCactgcatcaaaagaaattgcagcaaaagaaaagtagCAGAAATGGGAATTATTATGTATTTACTTAAGTATTTAGGTATTTCCCTACCACCCCACCTACCTCAGATTTTTCCCAGGTCAGGGATGATAAAAGGTTAGTACATAACATTACATTTATTGAATCAATTAACCCATGTTAGCCTAATGGTTCTTCTTGACCTCTGACTGTTGGGCCCTCCTCCAACTCCCATGAGGGTAACCAAATACAGAGGTCCCTCAGCTTGCTGGGACTGGAGGATTTTCTGTAACAATTTTTTTGAAGGCATTTTACACACTTATTGTTGAGGTGGAGCTCATGTCTGCTACCTCTCCTGGCAGCTGGGGTGCTGAGCTGTGAGCACAGTGACATCTTTCCCACAGGCCTTCACGACACTTTTTGCACTTCTCCCTTTTGTGTTAGGAAAAGTATCGACTTGCTAATTTCTGACTTGTCTGTGGAGGGGCACATGATCGGTATAGTTCTTCTTTGCAACATGCACAGGCTACTGAAACTTTACCTAGTAATGCAAGAAGTACACAGgactaaatgaaaataatgtaatacTGTGCACAAATTTCTGCCTCAGTTTTTTCACAATGCACTCTTTGCTCTGAAATCAAGACACGTCAAAGCTTATCCAAAATCATCCTGTAGTTCACAGCTTGTCTTGTGGCCCATGGTATAATtccagttttggggtttttttcttccttttctggacTTTGTTGATCCAAGCCCAGCTAGTCTGCCTACTTGTGGAAACTTGTCCAtctgtctcttcctctctctgttgCTGTCAGAGCCTATTTTACATACCCTCTAGGAAGtgtcttattttcttctctctgtttctgataatttttcagtttccagtgCAAGTCTCCAGAGGTTTGGAACAAAAGACTAGATCCCTTTGCTTTGGGAACCTTGAACAGACGGCTATTCAGATTTCATGACTAAGCACCGTGCTTGATCTAGGAGGAATACATGCAGCTTTATCACCAGTTGTAAGACCCCATAATCATTTAGAGTATTCCTTAACACCGCCATTTTTTTGCACAGTAACAAATTGTGCATGAATATCAATTCATTTGCAGGAAAATTAATATCTTTGCAGGAGCAAAGGACTTGAGAATCTTTTAAGTCTTTGAAATCAATAATCTGCTACCAGAACCAACCATACCAGATAATGCCTGGCACTATTTTCCTGCCCCAAACCCTCATTCTCCTGTAACTACATGCATGCTCTGGCTTCACAGCACTCCATTATCCTGCAAAAATACTCCTTCTGTGTGTACTTGAGGCCTACTGCTACAGTGGACTTGGTGTCCTCCTTGGCATTTTATAGTTGACAATGGATTCTCAGAGTTTCTACACTCAAATGAGAGGTCAAAGacctttctggttttaatgGATCGTTTATTCAGAGTAGGTTTTACAGaaaactttctgtattttcttcattgttcTTTCCCCCagagtggaagaaaaataattctgactgaaaatgatgttttcctttctgcGAGTTGAATGCTTACAAAGATTAATTAGTGACTATCAAAACAGGTCAACTAAAAGTATCAAAATGTGACAGCAGATAAAAGCATCTGCCAAGGAATTTATGACTCTTGATTTTCCTCAAAGTATTATTTACACACAGCTGATAACAGATTTTAGAGAAAACAGCTTGCTAAGAAAACAGTGTCAAAACAGACTCATGTCAAAGACCATGACTTGGGAAATCAGGATATTTCCTCCCCTACCCTGACACTCTGTGGGAGGCCTGTAAGAATATGACATGATCCCAATCTAGGTATAGCAACTAGCCCCAGCAAAAACAGTACAACAGAGGGGTGTAGTGGAAAAATAGACTATTGCTCCACTTCAGATATGTCAGTAGTGGAAGGTAGAGTAGAGTTCATTACTGTCCTCATACTTCCCCAGAAAAATACCACCGAAGAAAGGGTAGAAGGGAAGTGTTTGTGGAGGGAGAGGCAGTTGCCTACGTTGCTATTAAGTTGTGTGTGTATTGCAAAAAGTCCACAGGGGCAATTATTGGGATGTACACAAAGAAACAATGGGGCTGATTCACCCTTGTATCCTTCCAGTTTTGCATCACAGAGTCCTACTGAGGTCAGTGGTGTCAGAAGTAAATTTGCTTACAGTCGTAAGAAAATTTTTTGACTGCTTTCTAAGtcctcaaaacaaaacaattctCAAAATACAGGCTTGCCAAGCACAGCAATGTTTTTGCTTATGAGAAATGCATTCATGGTTACTCAGGTTTTAAGTAAGATGCTCTACAGTCCCAGTGTTTCATAGAAAGTCTCACTGCATGTAACCACATCAGGAAAGATTTAAGTGCATTTACTAAGGAGTTGCTCATTTCAGTACACAATGCAAGGCAAATACTTGCACAAACTTGAAGACAAGGCCACCCATTAGCTGCTTCGCTCACTCTTTGAAACCCTGTCAGTACAGACATTTGGAGGGTAAAAAGATTCTCTTGCACAGACATcgagaaaaagaaaatcaaagaaaatgaTATATAatgagaagagaggagaggtgaGGAGGTTAACAAgagtgaaaaggagaaaggcaaagtgaatacagaaaagaaacaatgaaggaaataaaaccaggCTGCAGAGAAGAGACAGCTCAGGGTGGAAAAAAGATCCAAAAAGCAACTTTCAAAAACCCCAGAAATCTAACTCTAAAAGCTCACTGCTGGTGAAGACAAGATTGCTGGCGATTTCCTGCACCTTTGAGTCCCACTGGTCACCTTATCTCCTTACAGAAACTCAGAGAATTGACATCGTTTCgggaaaattaaaaaggcaagaaatatttaacatctgCCAGAGAGAGATgcccagagaaagaaaacagctcatTAAAGCAGCCCAAATGAACAGAGATAAAAGCACATTTGTAACAAAATTTCAACaacagcaaagacaaaaaaatgttaaaaaaataaatatgtaaaaaccTCTTAAACtggattaaaataaaacattctgcCTCTCTTAACTTAGGGGTATTTAGGCAAGgttgaagaaacagaaatcagtacttacaatgaaaatattgaagTACATGCAGTTTTCATCAAGGAACTCAGAACTTTAAAACACAGGAATTTACTTACACAGGTAGATGAGCCTTTTAAACTCTTGAAAGATATCATCTGATATAAGCACACATCACCAGCTTTATATATCCCACTTCTCACTATCAGTCCTGCAGCTGATTTGTGCAAGATGGAAATTCCTATTCTAGGTAAGACTGGAGTGAGAacctgtatttcttctttattatgAGACCCTGCTTTGTTGCTGTCAGTACCCACAGGAAATAACAAACTGTACTGAAAGACACCAACATGATTAAGTGCCTGGGTAGCATTAAACCCGGAAGCAGCATTAACCCTGCTATGTAACTCACTGCTGTAATCACAGGTTCTAATGCATCAGCTTTGCACAATCTCAAACAGATTCAAAAACGTAGAGCATatcaaaacagaacaagaacaCAAAGAAGTTTAAGGAAAACTTGTGCAGACTGAAAGAGTTTCCTTTACTGAGCTGTAACTGCATGTTCCAGTGAAGAACTTGGCAGTCAGTCAAGAAAAAGTATATTCAGAAAGACCCAGAcagagaggttaccagaggcCGCTCTTCAGGGCCACAGGCCCAAAATGAGGATGCTGATTTCTCCTCGAGGCAGACAGAAATTTTGCAGAGCTctgtaaaaaaacctgaacGTTTTGACAGGAAAACGCAAAGGTCAAAAGTCAAGTGGAGGAATTAGGGATTTGTATCAGGCTTTGTCCAAGAATCATATGATAATAAATACATGCTAAAGCAGTGCTAGAATCAGTCATGACAGATGAGTATATGACCActaaaagacaagaaaaaaaaaaagtaattttttcatgAACAGAGGAATTTATAAAATCAGATTTCCTGTGAATTGCTGTCCTACGTCCCCtgttcctcccttcccttcagcTCCAGTAAACCTACATTTCTGCCAGGTCCAGAACACACCTTGGGAATCCCCCATCATTTGccctcctgcttttccttccaaCATATGCTGGCCAGAGGGATGAGAGCTGAATCCTTCTGGCCCTCCCTCCCAAAGGGAATCGATGGGGGGATCTTGTCCTTCTCCACTCAGACACCTTTTTTCATAAAGTTTGCATAAATCAGTTATCTCTGAGACTTTCCACCCCACTGTCAAATGCGTCTGAACTAGatcattaaaaattaacaggGGGGCTTGATGGAGAGAGACCAACAcaaccattttctttccttcaacCAGACTAGGACAAAATAATTACTGGGGTTATTTTTGGTGCAGAATGCTGAGAAAGGATAAGGAAAAGGTCAGAAAATATCCAGGATACAAAACAATAttgaaaaatgagaaacttATATTATGTCTCCAGCTTCAATATTATATTCAGCTTCTGCCAGTTCAAAAAAGGGATGAAATAAACAGCTCGTATGCAGAGATGAGCAACTAAATTATAAAAATAGTGGGATTTAGGGTTAAAATTCCTTAACCTGGAGTTCAGAGGAACAGAAGTGGGCAGGAGACAAGCCCGTGGCTATAGAAAAGGGTATGGCGTAGAGCAGGAGAAACTGGGCCACGTTTCTTCTTCCTTGTAACCCAGCGGTGCTCAGCAAAACTTACGTTCTCTGCAGTGTATATCAAAGACTAACAAATTATGACGGAAAATGCAGTTTAATACAATTAATTCGGTAACTCAGGGAACTTAGAAGcgaaaaaaagcaaagcaagattTCCTCAGCCACAGGGCAAGCCAGGCCGCACTACCGCTGTGGGTCCCACTGCGAAGCACCCACCCATTTCTGACAGGACGAGTTGTTCCCTCCTTTCTACCTCCGTCTCCTGCCGGGGacagcccccctccccggccctcTCCCGCCCCTCTGTGCCCCTTCGCCGCCGCTAACGGCCGCGCTCCCCTCACGCCGCCTCCGCCGCTCGCCTTTCCTCGCTGAAGTTCTCCGACGCTCCCTAAGCCCCGCAcgccgcgccgcggggccggcACTTGGCCGACGCTCCCTGAGCGCGCCGCGGTTTGGGCGGGaaggggcgggggcgggcgtTGCAGCCCCCCTGAGGGGCGGCCGACGGCGTGAGGGAGCGGCCGGCGCTGCTCGCCCTCCTcgcccggcggccgcggggtTGGTAGCGAAGGGGGGTGTTTTTGTCGTGCTCGGGCGCCTGGCTCTGCCCTGTTCGCGTTTCAGTGCCCTTGGAGGGGTTGGGGCTGTGTGCCGAGGGGGCAGGCCTGCTGGGTgttggggggtgtggggtgctTGAGCGGGACGGAGGGGAGAAGTGAGGGGTGCCTGGACAGGCGTTGCAACAGCCCTAAACATAAAATGACAGATGCGGTTTCCTAGTCAGGACTAACAACGTTCAGGCCCAGTTCGTGGGTCATCTGAGTGCCATTTAATATATTGGGCCTGAAGAGGCGCTTGTGTCAGACTCACTGTATTTTCTTGAGAGTTCGATGTCACTTTATATaacaatacagatttttttcattaacttaTTCTCATAGTACTGGTACTTATACAAAACCAGTACTAAATACTTTGTAATCactgggggggtgtgtgtgtgtgtgtgtgtaatctTTACAGTGATACTAGTTTGTGACTTCGAACGTGTCAGCTTTGTCAACGTTGTTTATCCTACATTAAGGATAATTTAGTAGTTAATATAGTAGGCAGTTGCAGTATGGTAACTGCAATAATGTAAATATTCAGGCTAAATACGAGAACATGCTCTCATACATTTCAGATGCTCTTAAGATGCTTTTAAGAGCTATGACTATATTCACAACCTGAGGATCTGACCTGTGGAGAAGCCAGAAGAACATTGCAATACTTTATTTTACAAAGCTCTGCATGAGAGGGTTCTAATTCTCGATCGCTTGATTTGAGCAACCACCCATCAGTAACCGGTTCttgttaataaaaaatgaaccAAATGAAATAATGTATTGATCTGGGGTCCCATAGGAAAGGCCTTAATATTGTTCTCTTTCATTAACATTTAGGAATTAAGTAGAATGGTGATAAAACAATTCACTTCTTTTTTATGTCCTTATAGTTCTGCACTTCTGCCTAAAATGGCCAAGCAAAATTCTCCATCACTAATTGAAGTCGTAAAACAAGTTGCAGAGCGGCAGCATTCACAAGCATCAGAgatagaaaaaagcaaaacagttctTCTCCAACTGCAGGTAATAAGCCTTGTTTGGAGTAGtttaagtaatttaattttttcattagaTGAGGAAATATTCCTATGAACAAGAGAAGCTGGTGgtactttgttttttctgggtgtttgcatttaaatgtaagGCAGCTCTTCTGTTCCTGTGTGTGGCATTTAGGCTTAGCCTAATGTGTATAGTTATTTGTAAGTCTGCAACATAGCTAAGACTTCATTAGAGGTTAGAgcagaagcttttatttttttatttgaaaaaaaccaaaacaaaccaaaccccaaagaACACTGAGATagcaaacccacaaaaactCAACACAAAGTTAGAGCTCTTTGAATTTTTCGTAGTGATTTCCTGAGAAATCAATgggaaaaaaggattttaaaagcattCTTTTGGGCAGATTTTGACAAGACTCTATAATTTTTTCTTAGCATCTTTTTcatacaaaatacttttttctgtgtgtttgaaGTGTGTGTCCTTAAATAGTCATTAATTACTGGTTTTATATAGTAATATTTTGTAGAACACTGGATACATGTAGTTTTCGTGAAGGCTATGTAATAATTTCTGTTCTAATCTCTCACAGAAATTATTAAGCTTTCAATTATTATTTAACCTTTGAGATCAAATTTCTATTGAGAGACATTTAAGTTGGAGGAAAGACCCAATAGCATTCAGGCATTTATGAGCATGGGAGAATGCAAATGGAGATAGTAGAGTTCCAGTTATAACATCTGTGAATAGCCCTACAGCTGAAATAATGgaggttttaaaattttgtacGAAGATAACTTCTCTGAAGGAGCAGTGAAAACTTTTAATGCTTAGGAATGTGAATTGACTGGCCACACCTTACAAGAAGCTTTCTCCTAATTATCTACCATCCCATAATATAGTATGATGATGCTGCAGCAATTAATTTGTGAACAAACAATATAAACAAGGGTATCTGTTTTcaacaaaaccccacagaacTTTAGAGCCCTAGGTAATTAAGTTAGCTCATGTGTCGTCTTCTTCCacaccttttccttttctttcaaaaaagcccaaaccctaGGAAATTCCATACAAACATTAATGTTAGCAGAATAGCAAAGTTAAATAAATAGGAACTTAAAGTCAGAATGCAGAACTGCTTTTTCATCTTTACACCTATTCCCATGTGTGCATGTCACAGAAGACACGGAAAAcaataatttcatttccaaaattgAAGATCTTTGCCATTAAGATCTTCCGCTTTCCTGTCCTCAGTAAATGGTGGCTGGCAGTTGATACAAATCCTGCTAAAACGGTAGCCTAAGATTTCCAAATTAAAAGGTAcgcagaaacttttttttcttaacagttAATAATGTCTTAAAGTGTTCAAGACATTGAATAAGAGATTTCATAGCACTTGTAATGCTTCCATTAAGGAAAAGATAATAGGTGACATAAATCATGATGCTAATTCTCTCACTTAATGCACTACTGTTGGCTGTTACTTTGGGTGGGATTCATCATAGCTAGCTTACATCACTTGCAAGTCAGATGTTAAGGCTGTATTAGTCATCTAGGCTCCCTTGGTAGTCATCAAAGAGAGAGATACATTTCTGAGGCAGCGATTCAGCCCTCCCATCTTAGATTtacgtgtagatgtggcatttagggacatgatttagtggtggacttggcagtgttaggtttacagttggactcgatgatctcaagggtcttttccaacctaaatgattctatgatttcttAGGACGGGTTGAAGTACTACTTACTGGAGATGTTCACTTCTCACCAGTGAGAAGATGTAGAGGCCTTTTTATGACTAGATGCATATTTCTTAGGGAGTTAAAAATAGCTGGGATTAATCCTACTCTCAAATACTGCTGTGATGAAGGCGGGATTAAAAACATCAGTAGAAGAGGTTAGTTAAGCTCTATCACCCCAAACACCCATCTATGTGTTTGTGTGGGTTTGTAAGTGATTTTTGGCATCATTAGTTATTTTTAGTTTGATTAGGATTTAAGCAGATTTCAGCTCTAAACAAAGATTAGGATTGGGTTTGATCTGTCATGTCCTATGTATGTTGCAAATACAAGgaatttaaagtaatttcaaggatactttatttcatattttagaCTCAGTTTAAGGGGAGAAGTCTAAGATAGCATTCTTGCATTGTGCCTCTAAGGTGATGCTTTTAGGAAATGGAACTGTAATTATCTTTCATTCAAGCCAGATTAAACAAGTAAAAAAGAAGACTCTGTTGATAAATATAAATTACAGTGTTTAACTAGATACCTAGTATCCTCTCAAAAAATCTTCTTAAGtgaacactgaaatattttacaggcAAAGTTTCAGgaactagaaaaagaaatggattcTGTTCTGTTAGAAATGAAGACGACAGAAAGGGAAATATATCTGCAAGATGATGCCATAGAAGTGACAAAATATCACTGTGAAAATCTGGAGGCCCAAGTCAGAGCCCTATATTCTGAAAATTTAAAGCTGAGGCGTGATGCAGAAACAGTACAAGAAGAGTTTGAGATGACATTTgcaagaaataatgaatatcGGGAAAAAATAAAGGCTCATAAACATCTCTTTTGGGAGATGGAAAGTAAAATGCCAGTTATGATTGAGCTTGCTAAAAAGAAAGCTGTTGTTAAAGAATTAAGGACAAAGAAAGAGGAGTTAATGCGTGATCTCCAGAACCCAGAAGGATCTGTTATAAAACAAGTGCAGGTACTATATTTCCTctttgattcttttctttttgtgtgaaataattttgccaTAGTTTAGCTAATATGATTATTTTGTCTAATATATTTACGTTTCATGAGGGACTGAATACGGGGAATATAGATAACTTATAATAATACATTAATTGAAGATATTTTGACTTCAgtatgcagtaaaaaaaaaatcagccattATTATCTGTATATTACTGTAAAAGTCAGGTTCATTCTATGTGGTTGAATGAACTTggctatgaaaaaaattacagagcTGTAAATTAAACTGTATCATTGCCAAACTATTTGTAGACTTCTTTGGGTGGTTGGATAAACTTACATGGACACTTTTCAGAATTCTGTGGAACACTGCCATGTTGTTACATTTTTCATGTAAGAGCACAGTATTCCTTTAACTTTGCTGTCAGGTAACAAACTGCAGTTGAGCTGTTTGCCAACAGGAGGTAGATTTGATGAGATGGTggtaaaaagaaggaaagaggaaaaatatatttgttttggtGTTCTAGTCTAACACTGTTGTTTTTACTTGACCCTGATTGCAATACTTATTAAAAACTACCATGTAGGAATTTTTCACCATAGAACTTCACCAACAGATGAACACGTACGAAGTTGAAATGGGGTCACAAATTTCAACTCCGATGCAACTTGCGTTATTGAAAATCTGGTGGTACTCTATTCACGTATATTGATGAAAATTTGGTTGTACAAGCAAATCGTTAAATACTGATAAATAAAGACTCATTAACATTGTACATCcctctgagaaagaaaaatgtatctcaaatattacattaaatattctttgattttgcaataaattacattttaaaattaagccCATGAAAATGAGTTCAAATTCCTGTATTGTTGTAGTGTTTGCATATTTCAGATCAAGAGTATATCTTCTTAAGTATCTAAAGCCAtgatataaattattttaattattaattttaattacagtCTTAAATTATTACTAATTTAATtactattaattattttaatgtgaaattgTTTATTATAGATCTTTATCTCATCTCTATTAATGAATTGAGACTTAAAATGTGACATTCTTAATAAGTTTAATAGATGTACTGTGCAACTTTTTAAGGAGGGGATTTCTGTATCTTGACTTACATCTGCAGGAAGaaattacacttttaaaaagggaaatcaCAACATTGAAAGAGTTCATCaataaaaaaacagatttgctggaagaagagaagaaaatgcatgctAAGCTTAGAAAAGAAATTGAGGTGAGTCAtttgaataaaatataattatacTTCCCCTGACAGAATATAGATTGTGCAAATGAACTTTAAAGTACTTTATACATCGTTGCTGGCCCCACATTATTCAAGTATACACAGTAACCATGCTATCTTAAATTCTTGATACTGATAGTCTTTCTAAAATTCAGAACTTAATTGCTATCATGAGAAAAATTGAAGttaagaacattttttcttaagtcTTTTAAGAAGGAGTTCAGCTGTGAACTTTTGGAATGATGtcctgaaaagaaagaggtCACTGAATGGTAGTAAagcaaaatacatgtttttttatttctgtaatacttTTGGAATACTTTAAATTTCACTGCTGACTTGATTATTCATAACTTGTCTCATGGTTCCTGATAACTCATCAATGGGAGAATCAATTGCATCAAGAAAATGGGCTTCCCATGAATCTCCTTAATTTGAGCTGACATTAAATTAGGGATAACACAGCAGCTCCTAATTAGCTGCCAAGATAAAATTCTGATAAATAGTTAAAACCTTCTCTTATAAAGAATTTAactatattttacattttgttccttactaaaatattttttatatctAGATAGTTTTTAGTTTGGAAATTTCACATCATTTATCTTCTTAGTTCAAATAAATGCCACAAAATTTAATGCACAAAGCTTGATAATATAAAGGTTAACTGATCTAAGGTTAGCCCTATTGCCCATTGTAAAAtgtaggaggaaaaaaggatcATTTTTCATGTGATAGGGAACAGCAGagaatttttaaactgaaaagcaaaatacagtcACTTTAGAATAGGTCTATGCTATTCAGCATctgaggaaatattttattatcaaGGCAACATCCTCCTAAGAAAGTTCTCTAAACCTGAAGTGAAATTAGGCAGCCTAAAAATAATGTTCTGGTCTGttatcaaaattaatttaattaaatagtGAAGGTTAACCTGTTCTTCAGTTGTTTGCATTATACGATCTTTTTGTCTCGGAAGTAAGCAGGTTGAAAAATGGAATCTTTTAAggtattattttctattaagaGCTCTCTGGAAGACAATccaatttttaatataaaaactGACAATGGTCAGGCAGTGACGTTAATACCTAGCAGTCCTCAGCACAACTCAGGAAAGAATACTCAAGCTAAGCATGGGAATAAAGTGAGATACTAGACACATGGATGAGGTTCCGTCGAGCTGCAGTGGTGGGATTCACCTACAGACTGACGACACCTAAGTGTGGTTGTTTGAATGCAGGTGACTACACATGAGTCAGACAGGTTCCCATTATAATCACTGGAGGTGTAGTCAGTGCAGTTGATGTATTCTAGAGATGAATTCAGTTGGCCATATGTAGGTGTTTGCAGTAGGGTGAACTGCATAATCTGGTCTTTCTAGACTTTATAGTATGCATTGGCTAGATTTCTGTTGATCAAAACAGGAATGTAGACATGTAGGTCACACATACACCTCTAAAGCTAGGTGTCTTAATCTGCAGACTGACCCCACCTCAAGACTTCAGCTCTTGTCATAGGACTTTTACATATTACGTGGATTCTCAGCTTCTAGCACTGCATGGGCCAAAAGTAACTGGCCTCCTTAtaacctcatgaagttcaacaaggccaagtgtaaagtcctgcatctgggtTGGGGCAAACCCCaatatcaatacagactgggtGATGGATTGATTGAGAGCAGCCCCGCAGAGAAGGATTTGGGGATATTAGTagatgaaaaactggacatgagccagcaatgtgcactcgcagcccagaaagccaatcgtatcctgggctgcatcaaaagaagtgtggccagtaggtcgagggaggtgattctccccccctactccgctctggtgagaccccacctggagcacTGTGTTCAACTCTGGGGTCtacagcacaagaaagacatggacctgttagagcaggtccagaggagatGACCACGAagatggtcagagggctggag contains these protein-coding regions:
- the CCDC122 gene encoding coiled-coil domain-containing protein 122, encoding MAKQNSPSLIEVVKQVAERQHSQASEIEKSKTVLLQLQAKFQELEKEMDSVLLEMKTTEREIYLQDDAIEVTKYHCENLEAQVRALYSENLKLRRDAETVQEEFEMTFARNNEYREKIKAHKHLFWEMESKMPVMIELAKKKAVVKELRTKKEELMRDLQNPEGSVIKQVQEEITLLKREITTLKEFINKKTDLLEEEKKMHAKLRKEIEVQNKRYDAILKRLHCQLNKLHSNKRQWHWNIQQLEKKAAELRKCLGVAELQSSI